The Dehalococcoidia bacterium genome includes the window GGTCGGCGTCGGCCAGGACTATGAAGGGGTCGGAGCCGCCCAGCTCCAGCACCGTCTTCTTCAGGTGCTGACCGGCGGCCGCGGCCACCTTGGCGCCGGTGGCGTCGGAGCCGGTGAGGGTCACCGCCCGCACCCGCTCGTCGGCGATGACCCCTTCCACCGCCGCTGCCGGCAGAAGGAGGGTCTGGAAGACGCCCTCGGGGAACCCCGCCGCGCGAAAGACCTCCTCGATGGCCAGGGCGCACTGGGGGACGTTGGAGGCGTGCTTCAACAGCAAGGTGTTGCCGGCCATGAGGGCCGGGGCAGCCGCCCGCAACACCTGCCAGAAAGGGAAGTTCCAGGGCATGATGGCCAGCACCGGCCCCAGGGGGACGAACTGCACGTAGCTGCGGGTGGCGTTGGTCTCCACCTCCTGGGGCGCCAGGAAGCGGGCGGCGTTGTCGGCGAAGTAGTCGCAGCACCAGGCGCACTTGAGGACTTCCGCCTCGGCCTCGACGATGGGCTTGCCCATCTCCAGGGTGATGAGGCGGGCGTAGCGGTCCTTCTGTTGGCGCAGGTGCCTGGCAGCCGCCCGCATCAGCTCCCCTCGCCGCTCCAGGGGAAGGCGACGCCAGTCCTGATAGGCGCGCCAGGAACGCTCCAGGGCGGACTCCACCTGCTGGGGGCTGTGCTCTTCGAAGGTGGCGAGAACTTCTTCAGTAGCGGGGTTCCGGGAGACGAAGGCCACGGCTGTCCACCCCCTCCTGCCGTTCCATTATACCCCCCCACCCCTCCCTGGCCCCGCTATGGCGCCGCGGGAGAGGGCCACCGCTAGGTCTCTCGGTCTCCCTTGCGCAGGCGCCCCATGAGGCGGCCTAAAGAGGAGCGGGCCGCCTCCGCCGCCAGCGATATGCCGGAGATAGGCTCGCCGCTCTTGGGTGGCGCCCCGGCCTCGGGGTTCTCCAGTTGCTGCTTGACGCAGGCCACGAACTGCCGGAAGAGCTGTCGCGACACGTCCTGGACCATGCCCCGGCCGAACTGCATCAGCCTGCCCACCACATCGATGTCGGCCGTGACCTCCACCTCGGTGGCCGAGTCGGACAGGGGGCGGACGCGGGCCTGCAGGGTGGCGCGGGCGCTGCCGCTCCCGGCCGACTCTTTCCCCTGGGCCAGCATGCGCACCAGCCCGGCTGCCTCGTCCACCTCCTCTAGGTGGGCCTGGCCCGAGTAGCTGGCGGTGATCATGCCCACCTTCACCCTTACGTTGCCCTTGAAGGTGCGGTCGTCCACCACCTCGGTCAGCTGGGCGCCGGGGGCGCAGGCAACTACTTTGTGAGGGTCCAGCAGGAAGGCCCAGACTCGCTCCTTGGGCGCCTCTACCTGGAACTTCTCCTCGATGCGGATGGCCAAATCCTCACCTCCTGGATGGCATGG containing:
- a CDS encoding SRPBCC family protein, producing the protein MAIRIEEKFQVEAPKERVWAFLLDPHKVVACAPGAQLTEVVDDRTFKGNVRVKVGMITASYSGQAHLEEVDEAAGLVRMLAQGKESAGSGSARATLQARVRPLSDSATEVEVTADIDVVGRLMQFGRGMVQDVSRQLFRQFVACVKQQLENPEAGAPPKSGEPISGISLAAEAARSSLGRLMGRLRKGDRET
- a CDS encoding NAD-dependent succinate-semialdehyde dehydrogenase — translated: MAFVSRNPATEEVLATFEEHSPQQVESALERSWRAYQDWRRLPLERRGELMRAAARHLRQQKDRYARLITLEMGKPIVEAEAEVLKCAWCCDYFADNAARFLAPQEVETNATRSYVQFVPLGPVLAIMPWNFPFWQVLRAAAPALMAGNTLLLKHASNVPQCALAIEEVFRAAGFPEGVFQTLLLPAAAVEGVIADERVRAVTLTGSDATGAKVAAAAGQHLKKTVLELGGSDPFIVLADADLEEAARVGARARNQNNGQSCIAAKRFIVEEPVAERFSELLVEAVRSLRVGDPLDPATNIGPLARSDLREELDRQVRRSLDMGARLLLGGHKLEGRGYFYAPTVLADVTPEMPAFREETFGPVAALVRARDAGEAVRLANLSPYGLGAAIWTGDPERGQALAAEIEAGNVFVNGMVASDPRLPFGGVKRSGYGRELSVFGIREFVNIQTVWVGPARGPQLPPAE